A genome region from Pseudomonas anguilliseptica includes the following:
- the ntrC gene encoding nitrogen regulation protein NR(I): MSRSETVWIVDDDRSIRWVLEKALQQEGMTTQSFDSADGVLSRLTRQQPDVIISDIRMPGASGLDLLARIRELYPRLPVIIMTAHSDLDSAVASYQGGAFEYLPKPFDVDEAVSLVKRANMHAQEQQSLAVPVEQPRTPEIIGEAPAMQEVFRAIGRLSHSNITVLINGESGTGKELVAHALHRHSPRAASPFIALNMAAIPKDLMESELFGHEKGAFTGATNQRRGRFEQADGGTLFLDEIGDMPADTQTRLLRVLADGEFYRVGGHTPVKVDVRIIAATHQNLESLVQAGKFREDLFHRLNVIRIHIPRLSDRREDIPTLARHFLSRAALELAVEPKLLKSETEDYLQQLPWPGNVRQLENTCRWITVMASGREVHVDDLPPELLSQPQESAPVSNWEQALRLWADQALGRGQSSLLDTAVPAFERIMIETALKHTAGRRRDAAVLLGWGRNTLTRKIKELGMNVESADDEDSDD, encoded by the coding sequence ATGAGTCGCAGTGAAACCGTCTGGATTGTCGATGACGACCGCTCCATCCGCTGGGTCCTGGAAAAGGCCCTGCAACAGGAAGGCATGACCACCCAGAGCTTTGACAGTGCTGATGGCGTGCTCAGCCGACTAACCCGCCAGCAGCCGGACGTGATTATTTCTGACATCCGCATGCCGGGTGCCAGCGGCCTCGACCTGCTGGCGCGCATCCGCGAGCTGTATCCGCGCTTGCCGGTGATCATCATGACCGCCCATTCCGACCTGGACAGCGCGGTAGCGTCCTATCAGGGCGGCGCGTTCGAATACCTACCCAAGCCGTTCGACGTCGACGAGGCGGTGTCGTTGGTCAAGCGCGCCAATATGCATGCGCAGGAGCAGCAGAGCCTGGCCGTGCCGGTCGAGCAGCCACGTACACCTGAGATCATCGGCGAAGCGCCGGCCATGCAGGAGGTGTTCCGCGCCATCGGTCGCCTGTCGCACTCCAACATCACTGTACTGATCAACGGCGAATCCGGCACCGGTAAAGAGCTGGTAGCCCACGCCCTGCACCGCCATAGCCCGCGTGCCGCCTCACCGTTTATCGCACTGAACATGGCAGCGATCCCCAAGGACCTGATGGAGTCCGAGCTGTTCGGCCACGAAAAAGGCGCGTTTACCGGCGCGACCAACCAGCGCCGCGGCCGCTTCGAACAGGCCGACGGCGGCACCCTGTTCCTCGACGAGATCGGCGACATGCCGGCCGACACCCAGACCCGTCTGCTGCGCGTACTGGCCGACGGCGAGTTCTACCGGGTCGGCGGCCACACCCCGGTCAAAGTGGACGTGCGCATCATCGCTGCTACCCACCAGAACCTGGAAAGCCTGGTGCAGGCCGGCAAGTTCCGTGAAGACCTGTTCCACCGCCTCAACGTGATCCGCATCCATATTCCACGCCTGTCGGATCGCCGCGAAGACATCCCCACGTTGGCTCGGCACTTCCTCAGCCGCGCCGCGCTGGAACTGGCGGTCGAGCCCAAGCTGCTGAAAAGTGAAACCGAAGACTACCTGCAACAACTGCCGTGGCCGGGCAACGTGCGCCAGCTGGAAAACACCTGTCGCTGGATCACCGTCATGGCTTCGGGTCGTGAGGTGCATGTCGACGACCTGCCGCCCGAGCTGCTCAGCCAACCGCAGGAAAGCGCGCCTGTCAGCAACTGGGAGCAGGCGCTGCGCCTGTGGGCCGATCAGGCGCTGGGGCGCGGTCAATCCAGCCTGCTGGATACTGCCGTGCCGGCTTTCGAGCGGATCATGATCGAAACCGCGCTCAAGCACACCGCCGGTCGCCGCCGCGACGCCGCCGTGCTGCTGGGCTGGGGCCGCAACACCTTGACGCGCAAGATCAAGGAACTGGGCATGAACGTCGAAAGCGCCGATGACGAGGACAGCGACGACTAG
- the glnL gene encoding nitrogen regulation protein NR(II): MIINDALHRLLLDNLTTATLLLNDDLRLEYMNPAAEMLLAVSGQRSHGQFISELFTESSEALSALRQAVQQAHPFNKREAVVTSVSGQTLTVDYAVTPVLSRGETLLLLEVHPRDRLLRITKEEAQLSKQETTKLLVRGLAHEIKNPLGGIRGAAQLLARELPEESLKDYTNVIIEEADRLRNLVDRILGSNKLPSLALTNVHEVLERVGSLVEAESQGSIILVRDYDPSIPDVLIDREQMIQAVLNIVRNAMQALSGQSDLRLGRITLRTRTLRQFTIGHCRHRLVTKIEIIDNGPGIPPELQETIFYPMVSGRADGTGLGLAITQNIISQHQGLIECESHPGHTVFSIFLPLEQGVTPS, from the coding sequence ATGATCATCAACGACGCACTGCACCGCCTGCTGCTGGACAACCTGACCACTGCCACGCTGCTGCTCAACGACGACCTGCGTCTTGAGTACATGAACCCGGCAGCGGAGATGCTCCTGGCCGTCAGCGGCCAGCGCAGCCACGGGCAATTCATCAGCGAGCTGTTTACCGAATCCAGTGAGGCGCTGAGCGCCCTGCGCCAGGCCGTTCAACAGGCCCACCCGTTCAACAAACGCGAAGCGGTGGTGACGTCGGTCAGCGGCCAGACTCTGACTGTCGACTACGCGGTGACGCCGGTGCTCAGCCGTGGCGAAACCCTGTTGCTACTAGAAGTGCATCCGCGTGACCGCCTGCTGCGCATCACCAAGGAAGAGGCGCAGCTGTCCAAGCAGGAAACCACCAAACTGCTGGTGCGCGGCCTGGCCCATGAGATCAAAAACCCGTTGGGTGGCATTCGCGGTGCGGCGCAATTGCTGGCGCGCGAGCTGCCCGAAGAAAGCCTCAAGGACTACACCAATGTGATCATCGAGGAGGCCGACCGGTTAAGAAACCTGGTCGACCGTATACTCGGTTCGAACAAGCTGCCATCCCTGGCACTGACCAACGTGCATGAAGTGCTCGAACGTGTCGGCAGTCTGGTGGAAGCGGAAAGCCAGGGCAGCATCATTTTGGTGCGCGATTACGACCCAAGCATTCCGGATGTGCTGATCGACCGCGAACAGATGATCCAGGCGGTGCTGAATATCGTGCGCAATGCCATGCAGGCGCTGTCCGGGCAAAGCGATCTGCGCCTGGGACGTATCACCCTGCGCACCCGCACTCTGCGCCAATTCACCATTGGTCACTGCCGCCATCGCCTGGTGACCAAGATCGAGATTATCGACAACGGCCCCGGCATTCCGCCCGAGCTGCAGGAAACCATCTTCTACCCCATGGTCAGCGGGCGTGCCGACGGCACCGGCCTGGGCCTGGCTATTACCCAGAACATCATCAGTCAGCACCAAGGTCTGATCGAGTGCGAGAGCCATCCTGGCCACACCGTGTTCTCGATCTTCCTGCCGCTGGAACAAGGAGTAACTCCGTCATGA
- a CDS encoding DUF4124 domain-containing protein, which produces MRNLLLCGLMLLALPAVAQVYTYIDAEGNRVFTDKPRSGDAERVELAPSNSMPTIQTQTAPLIEAPPEPSQRYSLLRILVPQPDATIRDSAGNLIVSVNSEPKLFPQHNYRLLLDGVQVGEVGTSPVFPLENIDRGTHQLAVEIIDQQGRIIERTPTQPFHMLRISLAQKRKVNPCKKADYGVRPECPLKDKPPEKKDIPFVPFI; this is translated from the coding sequence ATGCGCAATCTGCTGTTGTGCGGCCTGATGCTGCTCGCTCTACCTGCCGTTGCGCAGGTCTACACCTATATAGATGCCGAAGGGAATCGCGTCTTCACCGATAAGCCCCGCTCGGGCGATGCCGAACGCGTCGAGCTGGCGCCCAGCAACTCGATGCCGACCATCCAGACGCAAACGGCGCCCCTAATTGAAGCGCCACCCGAACCAAGCCAGCGCTACAGCCTGCTGCGGATTCTGGTACCACAGCCCGATGCGACCATCCGCGACAGCGCCGGCAACCTGATTGTCAGCGTCAACAGCGAACCGAAACTTTTCCCCCAACACAACTATCGCCTGCTGCTGGATGGTGTACAGGTGGGCGAAGTAGGTACTAGCCCAGTGTTCCCGCTGGAAAATATCGACCGCGGCACCCATCAGCTGGCGGTAGAAATCATCGACCAGCAGGGACGCATCATCGAGCGTACGCCCACTCAACCGTTCCACATGCTGCGCATATCCCTGGCACAGAAGCGCAAGGTCAATCCCTGCAAGAAAGCCGATTACGGCGTGCGCCCGGAGTGTCCACTGAAGGACAAGCCGCCGGAAAAGAAAGACATTCCTTTCGTTCCATTTATCTAA
- a CDS encoding DUF4124 domain-containing protein gives MRPLLICLLLGLALPASAQIYKYTDANGNTVFTDQPPEGQATQNVELPKTNSVSMPVPSLPAATTPEPVDNTAPYSTLQLTGIPDDEAMRANNGTFSVGVDIQPRLATNHRLRLLLDGKPHGQPSNVPRLQISNADRGEHSLAVEVLSGERAIQQSATATFTVQRVNTSSPALRPPPPKPKPAP, from the coding sequence ATGCGCCCTCTACTTATCTGCCTGCTGCTGGGCCTGGCGTTGCCGGCCAGTGCGCAGATCTACAAATACACCGACGCCAATGGCAACACGGTATTCACCGACCAGCCACCGGAAGGCCAGGCGACACAGAATGTCGAGCTGCCGAAAACCAATAGCGTGTCGATGCCAGTACCCAGCCTGCCCGCAGCAACTACCCCCGAACCCGTCGACAACACCGCGCCTTACAGCACCCTGCAGCTGACCGGCATCCCCGACGATGAGGCCATGCGTGCCAACAACGGCACCTTCAGCGTTGGCGTGGATATCCAGCCGCGCCTGGCCACCAACCATCGCCTGCGCCTGCTGCTCGACGGCAAGCCACACGGCCAGCCAAGCAACGTACCGCGCCTGCAGATAAGCAATGCCGATCGTGGCGAACACAGCCTGGCTGTGGAAGTGCTCAGCGGCGAGCGAGCGATCCAGCAGAGCGCCACGGCCACCTTTACCGTACAGCGGGTCAACACCAGCAGCCCGGCCCTGCGTCCGCCCCCACCAAAACCCAAGCCAGCCCCCTGA
- the glnA gene encoding glutamate--ammonia ligase: MSKSIQLIKEHDVKWVDLRFTDTKGKQHHVTMPARDALDDEFFEHGKMFDGSSIHGWKGIEASDMILMPVDETAVLDPFTEEPTLILVCDIVEPSTMQGYDRDPRSIAKRAEEFLKTTGIGDTVFVGPEPEFFIFDEVKFKSDISGSMFKIFSEQGSWNTDADIEGGNKGHRPAVKGGYFPVPPCDHDHEIRTAMCNAMEEMGLVIEVHHHEVATAGQNEIGVKFNTLVAKADEVQTLKYCVHNVADAYGKTATFMPKPLYGDNGSGMHVHMSISKDGKNTFSGEGYAGLSDTALYFIGGIIKHGKALNGFTNPSTNSYKRLVPGFEAPVMLAYSARNRSASIRIPYVSSPKARRIEARFPDPAANPYLAFAALLMAGIDGIQNKIHPGDAADKNLYDLPPEEGKLIPQVCGSLKEALEELDKGRAFLTKGGVFSDDFIDAYLELKSEEEIKVRTFVHPLEYDLYYSV, encoded by the coding sequence ATGTCGAAGTCGATTCAACTGATTAAAGAACACGACGTGAAGTGGGTTGACCTGCGCTTCACCGACACCAAGGGCAAACAGCACCACGTGACCATGCCGGCACGCGACGCCCTGGACGACGAATTTTTCGAGCACGGCAAAATGTTCGACGGCTCCTCCATCCACGGCTGGAAAGGCATCGAAGCCTCCGACATGATCCTGATGCCGGTTGACGAAACCGCTGTACTGGATCCGTTCACCGAAGAGCCGACCCTGATCCTGGTCTGCGACATCGTCGAGCCGAGCACCATGCAGGGCTACGACCGCGACCCGCGCTCGATCGCCAAGCGCGCCGAAGAGTTCCTGAAAACCACCGGCATCGGCGACACCGTATTCGTCGGCCCGGAGCCTGAGTTCTTTATCTTCGACGAAGTGAAGTTCAAGTCCGATATCTCTGGCTCCATGTTCAAGATCTTCTCCGAACAGGGCTCCTGGAACACCGACGCCGACATCGAAGGCGGCAACAAGGGTCACCGCCCAGCTGTCAAAGGCGGCTACTTCCCGGTTCCGCCGTGCGACCATGACCACGAAATCCGTACTGCCATGTGTAATGCCATGGAAGAAATGGGCCTGGTCATCGAAGTTCACCACCACGAAGTGGCGACCGCCGGTCAGAACGAAATCGGCGTGAAGTTCAACACCCTGGTGGCCAAGGCTGACGAAGTTCAGACCCTGAAGTACTGCGTACACAACGTGGCCGATGCCTATGGCAAGACCGCGACCTTTATGCCGAAGCCACTGTACGGCGACAACGGTTCGGGTATGCACGTACACATGTCCATCTCCAAAGATGGCAAGAACACCTTCTCCGGCGAAGGCTATGCCGGCCTGTCCGATACTGCCCTGTATTTCATCGGCGGCATCATCAAGCACGGTAAAGCACTGAACGGCTTCACCAACCCGTCGACCAACTCCTACAAGCGCCTGGTCCCAGGCTTCGAAGCTCCAGTAATGCTGGCTTACTCGGCGCGTAACCGTTCGGCTTCGATCCGTATCCCTTACGTTTCCAGCCCGAAAGCTCGCCGCATCGAAGCACGCTTCCCGGATCCAGCTGCCAACCCATACCTGGCCTTCGCTGCTCTGCTGATGGCCGGTATCGACGGTATCCAGAACAAGATCCACCCTGGCGATGCTGCTGACAAGAACCTGTACGACCTGCCACCAGAAGAAGGCAAGCTGATCCCGCAAGTGTGCGGCAGCCTGAAAGAAGCCCTGGAAGAGCTGGATAAAGGTCGTGCGTTCCTGACCAAAGGCGGCGTGTTCTCCGACGACTTCATCGACGCTTACCTTGAGCTGAAGTCGGAAGAAGAAATCAAAGTACGCACCTTCGTACACCCGCTGGAATACGACCTGTACTACAGCGTCTAA
- the thiI gene encoding tRNA uracil 4-sulfurtransferase ThiI, with translation MKLIVKVFPEITIKSRPVRKHFIRQLAKNIRSVLREFDPQLQVSGVWDNLEVETQISEPKTLQAMIERLSCTPGITHFLQVDEYPLGDFDDVLEKCKLHFADQMPGKIFAVRCKRAGKHAFSSMDVERYVGSQLRQQCGAAGISLKDPDVVVRMEIRDQRLFVIHHQHEGLGGYPLGSLEQTLVLMSGGFDSTVAAYQMMRRGLITHFCFFNLGGRAHELGVMEVAHYLWQKFGSSQRVLFISVPFEEVLGEILGKVDNSQMGVILKRMMLRASTRMAERLQIDALVTGEAISQVSSQTLPNLAVIDSATDMLVLRPLLASHKQDIIDTATRIGTAEFAKHMPEYCGVISVNPTTKAKKLRIEHEESQFDMAILERALERATLLPIDKVIDELGKDVQVEEVSEALASHVVIDIRHPDAAEDEPLALPGVEVMVLPFYALNSKFKELDEARQYLLYCDKGVMSRLHAHHLLSEGHANVRVYRPT, from the coding sequence ATGAAACTGATCGTTAAAGTCTTCCCGGAAATCACCATTAAAAGTCGGCCGGTGCGTAAGCACTTTATCCGGCAGCTGGCGAAGAACATTCGTTCGGTTTTGCGTGAGTTTGATCCACAGCTGCAAGTCAGTGGTGTGTGGGACAACCTGGAAGTCGAAACCCAGATCAGTGAGCCGAAAACCCTGCAGGCGATGATTGAGCGCCTGAGCTGCACGCCAGGCATCACCCATTTCCTGCAAGTTGATGAATACCCGCTGGGTGACTTCGACGATGTGCTGGAAAAGTGCAAGCTGCACTTCGCCGATCAGATGCCGGGCAAAATCTTCGCCGTGCGCTGCAAGCGCGCCGGCAAGCACGCGTTCAGCTCCATGGATGTCGAGCGCTATGTCGGCAGCCAGTTGCGCCAGCAGTGCGGCGCCGCCGGCATCTCGCTGAAAGATCCGGACGTTGTCGTGCGTATGGAAATCCGCGACCAGCGCTTATTCGTTATTCACCATCAGCACGAAGGCTTGGGCGGTTATCCGCTCGGCTCGCTGGAGCAGACCCTGGTGTTGATGAGTGGTGGTTTTGACTCCACCGTCGCCGCTTATCAGATGATGCGCCGCGGCCTGATCACCCACTTCTGCTTCTTTAATCTTGGCGGCCGCGCCCACGAACTGGGCGTGATGGAAGTGGCGCATTACCTCTGGCAGAAGTTCGGCAGCTCGCAGCGCGTGCTGTTTATCAGCGTGCCGTTCGAGGAAGTGCTGGGCGAGATTCTCGGCAAGGTCGACAACAGCCAGATGGGCGTCATCCTCAAGCGCATGATGCTGCGCGCATCTACGCGTATGGCCGAGCGCCTGCAGATTGATGCGCTGGTTACTGGTGAGGCGATTTCTCAGGTATCGAGTCAGACCCTGCCGAACCTCGCGGTGATCGACTCGGCCACCGATATGCTGGTGCTGCGTCCCCTGCTCGCCAGCCATAAGCAAGACATCATCGACACTGCTACGCGCATCGGCACCGCCGAGTTCGCCAAGCATATGCCGGAGTATTGCGGGGTGATTTCGGTCAATCCGACCACCAAGGCGAAGAAGCTGCGCATTGAGCACGAGGAAAGCCAGTTCGACATGGCCATTCTCGAGCGCGCCCTGGAACGTGCGACCTTGCTGCCGATCGACAAAGTGATCGATGAGCTGGGCAAGGACGTGCAGGTCGAGGAAGTCAGCGAAGCCCTGGCTAGCCATGTGGTCATCGATATTCGCCACCCCGATGCCGCCGAGGACGAGCCGCTCGCCCTGCCTGGCGTCGAGGTCATGGTGCTGCCGTTCTATGCCTTGAACAGCAAGTTCAAGGAGCTGGATGAGGCGCGCCAGTACCTGTTGTATTGCGATAAAGGTGTGATGAGTCGTTTGCACGCCCACCACTTGCTGAGTGAGGGGCATGCCAATGTGCGCGTTTATCGTCCGACATAA
- the typA gene encoding translational GTPase TypA, translating into MIENLRNIAIIAHVDHGKTTLVDKLLRQSGTLERGELNDERVMDSNDQEKERGITILAKNTAINWNGYHINIVDTPGHADFGGEVERVMSMVDSVLLLVDAQDGPMPQTRFVTKKAFEAGLRPIVVINKVDRPGARPDWVLDQIFDLFDNLGATEEQLDFKVVYASALNGIAGLEHTAMAEDMTPLYQSIVDNVPSPKVDIDGPFQMQISALDYNSFLGIIGVGRIARGKVKPNTPVVAIDADGKRRNGRILKLMGHHGLHRIDVEEATAGDIVCVSGMDQLFISDTLCDINNVEAMKPLTVDEPTVSMTFQVNDSPFCGKEGKFVTSRNIKERLDKELLYNVALRVEEGDSADKFKVSGRGELHLSVLIETMRREGFEMGVGRPEVIIRQVDGVKHEPFENVTIDTPEESQGKVMEEMGLRKGDLTNMVPDGKGRVRLEYSIPARGLIGFRNQFLTLTNGAGILTSIFDRYDTMKSGQMSGRQNGVLVSVETGKALTYSLETLQARGKLFVEHGQEIYNGQIVGLNSRDTDMGVNPTKGKKLDNMRASGKDETIALVPPVRFTLEQALEFIQDDELCEVTPKSIRLRKKILDEGERTRAAKKAKN; encoded by the coding sequence GTGATCGAAAATCTACGCAACATCGCCATCATTGCCCACGTTGACCATGGTAAGACCACCCTGGTAGACAAACTTCTGCGTCAGTCTGGCACTCTCGAGCGCGGCGAGCTCAACGACGAGCGCGTGATGGACAGCAACGACCAGGAAAAAGAGCGCGGCATTACCATTCTCGCGAAGAACACCGCGATCAACTGGAACGGCTACCACATCAACATCGTCGACACCCCCGGCCACGCCGACTTCGGCGGTGAAGTTGAGCGCGTAATGTCGATGGTTGACTCCGTGCTGCTGCTGGTTGATGCCCAAGACGGCCCGATGCCACAGACCCGTTTCGTGACCAAGAAGGCTTTCGAAGCCGGCCTGCGTCCAATCGTGGTCATCAACAAGGTTGACCGTCCAGGCGCACGTCCGGACTGGGTTCTGGACCAGATCTTCGACCTGTTCGACAACCTCGGCGCCACCGAAGAGCAGCTGGACTTCAAAGTTGTCTACGCCTCGGCCCTGAACGGCATTGCCGGTCTGGAGCACACCGCCATGGCTGAAGACATGACCCCGCTGTATCAGTCCATCGTCGACAACGTACCGTCGCCTAAGGTTGATATCGACGGCCCGTTCCAGATGCAAATCTCGGCACTGGACTACAACAGCTTCCTCGGCATTATCGGTGTTGGCCGTATTGCTCGCGGCAAGGTCAAGCCAAACACCCCAGTGGTTGCCATCGACGCCGACGGCAAGCGCCGCAACGGTCGTATCCTCAAGCTGATGGGTCACCACGGTCTGCACCGTATCGACGTTGAAGAAGCCACTGCCGGCGACATCGTCTGCGTCAGCGGTATGGACCAGCTGTTCATCTCCGACACCCTGTGCGACATCAACAATGTTGAAGCGATGAAGCCGCTGACCGTCGACGAGCCAACCGTATCCATGACCTTCCAGGTCAACGATTCGCCGTTCTGCGGTAAAGAAGGCAAGTTCGTCACCAGCCGTAACATCAAAGAGCGTCTGGACAAAGAGCTGCTGTACAACGTTGCTCTGCGCGTTGAAGAAGGCGACTCGGCTGACAAGTTCAAGGTCTCCGGCCGTGGTGAGCTGCACCTCTCGGTACTGATCGAAACCATGCGTCGCGAAGGCTTCGAAATGGGTGTTGGTCGTCCAGAAGTGATCATCCGTCAGGTAGACGGCGTGAAGCACGAACCGTTCGAAAACGTCACCATCGACACCCCGGAAGAATCCCAGGGCAAGGTCATGGAAGAGATGGGCCTGCGTAAAGGCGACCTGACCAACATGGTGCCGGATGGCAAGGGCCGTGTACGTCTGGAATACAGCATCCCTGCTCGCGGTCTGATCGGTTTCCGTAACCAGTTCCTGACCCTGACCAACGGTGCTGGCATCCTGACCTCGATCTTCGATCGTTACGACACCATGAAGTCCGGTCAAATGTCTGGCCGTCAGAACGGCGTACTGGTTTCGGTTGAAACCGGCAAGGCACTGACCTACTCCCTGGAAACTCTGCAGGCGCGTGGCAAGCTGTTCGTTGAGCACGGTCAAGAGATCTACAACGGTCAGATCGTTGGTCTGAACAGCCGTGACACCGACATGGGCGTTAATCCAACCAAAGGCAAGAAGCTCGACAACATGCGTGCTTCCGGTAAAGACGAAACCATCGCTCTGGTTCCACCTGTTCGTTTCACCCTGGAGCAGGCTCTGGAATTCATCCAAGACGACGAACTGTGCGAAGTCACGCCGAAGTCGATCCGTCTGCGCAAGAAGATCCTCGACGAAGGCGAGCGCACCCGCGCTGCCAAGAAAGCCAAGAACTGA
- a CDS encoding ShlB/FhaC/HecB family hemolysin secretion/activation protein, producing the protein MCALIPAAALAQTPGDRDLIRERQERLLQEQERRLDELRQLPGKVEQLPAQPVAEDQRCFAIEQINLVGATLLSPADQASILKPYNGQCLGVGQLNQLLKDITNHYLGRGYVTTRAYLPQQDLASGILQVTVVEGQLEGLNSSELASDRELAMSFPGATERVLNLRELEQLVEQLNRLPSRQAQLELVPGEQVGGSRVQLQGQRSKPWRVSLARHNDGQLSTGEQQWGLGLDWDSPLGLADQLSLRAGRDAVSDSYRHSHNQSLNYSLPYGWWTFNYSYSQSYYRTESEANGFAFDQDGDSKTHALRAERVLHRDSLSKTAASLGVSHLRSNNFILGNLIDVSSQRLSEAQLGFNHGRRIGSAFVNADLGWQHGTGAFDAQRSGSPHGGQPVARYNKYSLPLSYLQPFQLWGESFSFDSLANGQRSEDVLYSPQRISVGGLSSVRGFKEQSLSGDSGAYWRNQVRWRKAVSWQPLQPFVSEYGVAFAYDMGVISGGRYNPDQHGRLSGNAIELSARGQHLAASVTFARSLERPDAIERQEHPVYFRGDLFF; encoded by the coding sequence ATGTGTGCCCTTATTCCCGCTGCTGCGCTGGCGCAAACGCCAGGTGATCGTGACCTTATCCGTGAACGTCAGGAGCGTCTGCTGCAAGAACAGGAGCGCCGCCTGGATGAGTTGCGCCAATTGCCTGGCAAGGTCGAGCAACTACCCGCGCAACCCGTTGCTGAAGACCAGCGCTGCTTTGCCATCGAACAGATCAATCTGGTCGGCGCCACGCTGCTCAGCCCAGCCGATCAGGCCAGCATTCTCAAACCCTACAACGGCCAATGTCTGGGCGTTGGTCAGCTCAATCAGCTGCTTAAGGACATCACCAATCACTACCTCGGTCGTGGTTATGTCACCACGCGTGCCTACCTGCCGCAGCAAGATCTGGCCAGCGGCATTCTGCAGGTCACGGTGGTCGAGGGGCAGCTGGAAGGCTTGAACAGCTCGGAGCTGGCTTCGGATCGTGAGCTGGCCATGAGCTTTCCTGGTGCAACCGAGCGCGTGCTGAACCTGCGCGAGTTGGAGCAACTGGTCGAGCAACTCAATCGTTTGCCGTCGCGTCAGGCACAGCTGGAACTGGTACCCGGTGAGCAGGTTGGTGGTAGCCGCGTACAGCTGCAAGGTCAGCGCAGCAAGCCATGGCGTGTCAGCCTGGCGCGGCATAACGATGGCCAGTTGAGTACCGGTGAGCAGCAGTGGGGGCTGGGTTTGGATTGGGACAGCCCGCTGGGCCTGGCGGATCAGTTAAGCCTGCGTGCCGGCCGCGATGCAGTCAGCGACAGTTACCGCCATTCTCACAACCAGAGCCTCAACTACAGCCTGCCGTATGGCTGGTGGACCTTCAATTACAGCTACAGCCAGAGCTACTACCGCACCGAAAGCGAAGCCAACGGTTTTGCCTTTGATCAGGATGGCGACAGCAAAACCCACGCCTTGCGTGCCGAACGTGTGCTGCACCGCGACAGCCTGAGCAAAACCGCCGCCAGCCTGGGCGTCAGTCATCTGCGCAGCAACAACTTTATCCTCGGCAATCTGATTGATGTCTCCAGCCAGCGTCTGTCCGAAGCGCAGTTGGGCTTTAACCATGGTCGACGTATCGGCAGTGCCTTCGTCAACGCTGACCTCGGTTGGCAACACGGCACCGGCGCATTTGATGCTCAGCGCAGCGGCAGCCCACATGGCGGTCAGCCGGTGGCGCGGTACAACAAATACAGTCTGCCCCTGAGCTACCTGCAACCGTTTCAGCTGTGGGGCGAGTCGTTCAGCTTCGACAGCCTGGCTAACGGCCAACGCAGTGAAGATGTGCTGTACAGCCCGCAACGCATCAGCGTCGGCGGCCTGAGTTCGGTGCGTGGCTTCAAGGAGCAATCGCTGTCCGGCGATAGCGGCGCCTACTGGCGCAACCAAGTGCGCTGGCGCAAGGCGGTGAGCTGGCAACCGCTGCAACCCTTTGTCAGTGAGTACGGCGTGGCATTCGCCTACGACATGGGCGTGATCAGCGGCGGGCGTTACAACCCGGACCAGCACGGTCGCCTCTCTGGCAACGCCATTGAGCTGAGTGCTCGCGGTCAGCATCTGGCCGCATCGGTGACCTTCGCCCGTTCACTGGAACGCCCGGACGCCATCGAGCGTCAGGAGCATCCGGTGTATTTCCGGGGCGACCTGTTCTTCTGA